AACATTCAGGAAAAATTTCCCACAACTCAGAATTGAGAATTGTCATTTTATCACAGATTGAATAGTTGAATACAAAATATGAGAAGAACATAAGAAGAATAGAAGTATAGAAATATAAAAGATGGAATGATGGATGATAATCATATAGGTAAGCCGGCAGCCTATTTTCGCAAATAAGATTTGATCAATCATTTATCAGAATTGAGAATTGATGAATACTGAATAGTTGAATAAAGAATAGATTAAGAATCAATGGAATCATCTACTTTGATCGAGAATTGTGAACTGGTAGAATTAAATTCTTTTCGACGTTTGGAAGCTCAAAGTTGGCTTTTATTATTCGAGAAATGAGAAATGGGCATTATCCGATGctaacaaaatttatatatgatattgggcttttattttatttttattaaaagggtTTACTAAACATATGGAACTAAATGAGTCTAGGATAGGTAAAGTTGGGCTATGAAAATGTTGCCCCATGGACTGTGATGCCCAGTGCGGTGGCAACACTCGGCCCACTATCAGGCCCGACCCTGTTTCGGCAGAACAGTTCCGTGCCGCTGACATGCATCGCATGCTTTGATTATCTCTGCTGTATCTCTGTAAATTGTTTGCCAATAATATCCTTGCCTCATTATTCGTGATACCACAGTTCTGTAGTCAGAATGTTGTGCACACAAATCTTCATGCATCTCTTTAATTACATCTAATGCTTGTTGTGGCGCTAAACACCTCAAATTTGGACCATTGAAGGATTTCCTATATAGCACACCATTCTCCAATACGTAGAGCGGAGCACTTACCTTTATCCTTGTTGCTTCTGTGTTGCTATCTGGTAGTGTTCCGTCTTGCAAATATTTCACATAAGGGGTCATCTAACATGATCCTCCTTCCTCAACAGCTGCTACTACCACATTTTCATCAATTGATTTGTCCTTCAAGACTTCTGTCAATTGAACTAATGGCTTCCACCGATACTGCCATATACAGAATTAATGTCTCTCCTGCTACTGGTGCAGTTAACATTAGTAACTCTTTTAAAAGTAGTTTAACATCTTAAAAAGCTGTTTCAGCCTCTTCCGTCCACGCAAAATCCTTTTTATTTAAACAACTTTTCAAAACCTTCATGAATGGTAATGAACGATCTGCTACTCTAGATAAAAACCTCGTTAAAGCTGCCAATCTCCCATTCAAGCTTTGCACTTCCTTTTTCATTTTTGGAGATGCCATATCCTCAATTGCTTGAATCTTCTTTGGATTTGCCTTAATTCCTCTCTCCGTAACAATATAACCTAAAAATTTACCCTCTTGCACACCAAAAGTACACTTCTTAGGGTTCAATTTCATATTAACCTTTCATAACTCAAAAGTTTCAAGAGTATCCCTAAGCATGCTCTCCTCTGTGTGACTTTTgataacaatatcatcaacataggcCTCTACATTCCTACCTATTTGATCTTTAAATGCTATATCAATGACACGTTGGTAAGTTGCTCATGCATTCGTTAGTCCAAAGggcatttttatataacaaaaaatTCCGTCTGCCGTGTGAAAAACTGTTTTATCTTGATCCCTTACTACCATTGGAATTCGGTGATATCCCTTGTAAGCATCCAAAAAAGACTTAAACTGATATCCACTTAAGGACTCCACCTTTCAATCTATCTTTGGCAAAGGATAGTTATCCTTTGGGCAGGCTTTATATCTGTGTTATTTGGTTTTCTCACCATCATTGAATTTGCTACCCATGTTTGATACTTGACCTCCCATAATATCCCAGCATCCACCAAATTTTTAACTTCTACTCTAAGAAACTTTATCCGTTCAGGAGCCATGCCTATTTTCTTTTGACATACTGGTTGAATATTGGGATTCACATTAAGCTTATGCTCAGCAATGTGACGCGGTACTTCAGTCATGTCAGATACTTGACATGCAAATACATCTATATTAGCTGCTAAAATTTTGTAGAGCTTCTCTTTTGTTTCTTTTGTTAATGTATTTCCAATGATAATCTTTTGGTATGGAAATACTGGATTTGGTGAAACAGATCCATCATCATGCACAATTGGCGTAACAGTTGTACGGTTTATCTGTACACATTCAATTGTTCTTTTCCGGTCTGCGTACAGCGTTGCTATGCCAGCTGGCATAGGAAATTTCATCATTCCATGTACCGTCGACGTCACAGCTCCAAATGTCATCATAGCTGAATGTCCCAAAATAACATTATATTGTGAATTTGCTTTTACGACAAGGAACTCAATGTGAGCTGTCCTTTTGAATGGCGACTTCCCTAACACTACTTCTAAAACTATACTTCCTCTGACTATGATGGATCATTAGCATAACTTGCTAAAGGAACTAGCGTATCTTTCATCTTCTCTTTTACCTTTTCTGGTAATTGTACgaaacaatgttcatacataatatcTGCTCCTGCTCCAGTATCAGTGTATATTCCTCCAACAATACAATTTGCTATACGAGCTTCAATTACCACATGAGCATCAGATGGATTAGTATTAAACATAGAAGGAAAAGCAATCAACTCCTGCTTTCAATCTTCCAATGTTTCTGCTTTTCTCCGCTGTCCAGCTTGCCACTTATGTATCATGTTTGCTTCAATAGGTATCAACTGATTAGTATAAGTTGCCTTACTCTTGAGAGATGAGTGACTCTTTAAAATGGATGGCGCCAtatgttggtactattttccgtATAGCGGGTGTAAGGTACCAACACAGAACAATAGCTGCCTAGCGTTGAGTGATAggatgccgattgatgtttaccctcgggaagTAATCCCTGCAGACCAGGAACATGGATGAGAGATCTGTGGGGCGGCCTTAATCAATCTTTAGATCAAcctgtaattgatccgtctagcgttctgttgctaagcggttaatgttttagagtgagaaataactgtatgagagagaaagtgtacttctctctgactgaaatcCATAGtagatgatgtgaaatgtggtgacccagggcgtctatttataggcgtagaatgtccgaaattctcgggatacacgtgtcaatcactgattaATTCTGTTATGCGAATTCTCCGGAACCGACCTTGGTgtggctgacgtggctgcgtgcggATCATGCGCCTAGTAAAAGGGCTTacgcatagaagctgcctgcagggcttacgcattATGCTGGGCGGCCTGCTATACGTTGGACGGTAGCTGATAAAAACTGCCAAATATATATCATCTTTTATGCTTTTTAATCTATTTTATTACTAAGTACTTAAAATTATATGGGATACCATTAAATTTAATTAAGGACCCCTTATATTTTTGGAATTTGTAGTTTATTTTAGTAAACAACCACCATACTCATCAA
This genomic window from Rutidosis leptorrhynchoides isolate AG116_Rl617_1_P2 chromosome 2, CSIRO_AGI_Rlap_v1, whole genome shotgun sequence contains:
- the LOC139888115 gene encoding uncharacterized protein; translated protein: MTPYVKYLQDGTLPDSNTEATRIKVSAPLYVLENGVLYRKSFNGPNLRCLAPQQALDVIKEMHEDLCAQHSDYRTVVSRIMRQGYYWQTIYRDTAEIIKACDACQRHGTVLPKQGRA
- the LOC139888116 gene encoding uncharacterized protein, translating into MTFGAVTSTVHGMMKFPMPAGIATLYADRKRTIECVQINRTTVTPIVHDDGSVSPNPVFPYQKIIIGNTLTKETKEKLYKILAANIDVFACQVSDMTEVPRHIAEHKLNVNPNIQPVCQKKIGMAPERIKFLRVEVKNLVDAGILWEVKYQTWVANSMMVNMKLNPKKCTFGVQEGKFLGYIVTERGIKANPKKIQAIEDMASPKMKKEVQSLNGRLAALTRFLSRVADRSLPFMKVLKSCLNKKDFAWTEEAETAF